Proteins from one Fragaria vesca subsp. vesca linkage group LG6, FraVesHawaii_1.0, whole genome shotgun sequence genomic window:
- the LOC101298723 gene encoding uncharacterized protein LOC101298723 isoform 2 — MDDGEVETLDHAVIPKSNSSGNFHTPTSIDTLRTCLHTHTCNLPGPDAAHTHTCYHTHTQVLPSEENDGDHSKEDLVLKPKRRRPSGNREAVRKYREKKKAHTAYLEEEVKKLQLLNQQLVRKLQGQYYKPGVISKEGDCELQSNVGETGIRCQIDLPCFCPPAVGLSLEAGIEASEKTMASFGGNCQSPVIECRDHPKVMASAEVQNPHIQETLVSSAMDK, encoded by the exons ATGGATGATGGGGAAGTAGAGACCTTAGACCATGCTGTAATTCCAAAATCCAATTCCTCTGGTAATTTCCATACTCCAACTTCTATAGATACATTACGGACATGCCTTCACACTCACACATGCAACCTACCTGGCCCTGATGCTGCACATACACACACTTGCTATCACACACATACCCAAGTTCTTCCGTCGGAGGAAAATGATGGTGATCACAGTAAAGAGGATTTGGTATTGAAACCAAAAAGAAGAAGGCCTTCAGGAAATAGAGAAGCAGTTCGGAAGTACAGAGAGAAAAAGAAGGCACACACAGCTTATTTAGAAGAGGAAGTTAAGAAATTGCAGCTGTTGAACCAGCAACTTGTTAGGAAATTACAGGGGCAG TATTATAAACCTGGTGTTATTTCCAAGGAAGGGGATTGTGAACTGCAATCTAATGTTGGGGAAACTGGCATTCGTTGTCAAATTGATTTGCCATGCTTCTGTCCACCTGCTGTGGGGTTATCATTAGAGGCCGGAATTGAAGCGAGTGAGAAAACAATGGCGTCCTTTGGAGGAAATTGTCAGTCCCCGGTAATTGAATGCCGAGATCATCCAAAGGTGATGGCAAGTGCTGAAGTACAAAATCCCCACATACAAGAAACCTTGGTATCCTCAGCAATGGATAAGTAG
- the LOC101298723 gene encoding uncharacterized protein LOC101298723 isoform 1, with protein sequence MDDGEVETLDHAVIPKSNSSGNFHTPTSIDTLRTCLHTHTCNLPGPDAAHTHTCYHTHTQVLPSEENDGDHSKEDLVLKPKRRRPSGNREAVRKYREKKKAHTAYLEEEVKKLQLLNQQLVRKLQGQASLEAEFLRLRNLLLDFRGKIDSELGAFPFEKQYYKPGVISKEGDCELQSNVGETGIRCQIDLPCFCPPAVGLSLEAGIEASEKTMASFGGNCQSPVIECRDHPKVMASAEVQNPHIQETLVSSAMDK encoded by the coding sequence ATGGATGATGGGGAAGTAGAGACCTTAGACCATGCTGTAATTCCAAAATCCAATTCCTCTGGTAATTTCCATACTCCAACTTCTATAGATACATTACGGACATGCCTTCACACTCACACATGCAACCTACCTGGCCCTGATGCTGCACATACACACACTTGCTATCACACACATACCCAAGTTCTTCCGTCGGAGGAAAATGATGGTGATCACAGTAAAGAGGATTTGGTATTGAAACCAAAAAGAAGAAGGCCTTCAGGAAATAGAGAAGCAGTTCGGAAGTACAGAGAGAAAAAGAAGGCACACACAGCTTATTTAGAAGAGGAAGTTAAGAAATTGCAGCTGTTGAACCAGCAACTTGTTAGGAAATTACAGGGGCAGGCAAGTCTTGAAGCAGAATTTTTAAGGCTTAGAAACCTATTGCTGGACTTTAGAGGAAAAATTGATAGTGAGTTGGGTGCTTTTCCATTTGAAAAACAGTATTATAAACCTGGTGTTATTTCCAAGGAAGGGGATTGTGAACTGCAATCTAATGTTGGGGAAACTGGCATTCGTTGTCAAATTGATTTGCCATGCTTCTGTCCACCTGCTGTGGGGTTATCATTAGAGGCCGGAATTGAAGCGAGTGAGAAAACAATGGCGTCCTTTGGAGGAAATTGTCAGTCCCCGGTAATTGAATGCCGAGATCATCCAAAGGTGATGGCAAGTGCTGAAGTACAAAATCCCCACATACAAGAAACCTTGGTATCCTCAGCAATGGATAAGTAG
- the LOC101299209 gene encoding putative disease resistance protein At3g14460-like, with the protein MKLPGKLHNLECLAELQIEWCSNIEAFPDVGLPDKLKRLVIRDCGALKTLPQEILRNNNFLEYLEVHKCPSLVSILEEGNLPSTLTHMRVYYCKTLRSLPEGLMCKDNMTLKYLEIDNCSSLMIFPNGESPTTLERLEISDCSNLQALPLSLLNLINLETLAVKSCPLLQCFPKGGLPSNTKFVTISECEILQSLPELFHKLKRLQKLEISSCPSLLSLPKQGLPSSLRDLKVTDCEKLNPMHQWKLHKLSSLDVFIIGGFPGLKSFLKDYPLPHTSTSLSIQRLPDLESISEVLENLTSLEKLTIRECDKLQSLPETGLPATISALTIQNCSLLKHRCGKDKGEDWSKIKNIPFVSIW; encoded by the coding sequence ATGAAGCTGCCGGGTAAGCTTCACAACCTTGAGTGTCTTGCAGAGCTGCAGATTGAATGGTGTTCAAACATTGAAGCATTTCCAGATGTGGGTTTGCCTGACAAACTGAAGCGTCTTGTAATCCGTGACTGTGGTGCTCTGAAGACCCTTCCTCAGGAGATTCTCCGCAATAACAACTTTCTCGAGTATTTAGAAGTTCATAAATGTCCTTCTCTTGTGTCCATTCTTGAAGAAGGAAATTTGCCATCCACTCTGACACATATGAGAGTTTACTATTGCAAAACCCTAAGATCACTGCCTGAGGGTTTGATGTGCAAAGACAATATGACTCTCAAGTACTTGGAGATAGACAACTGTTCCTCTCTCATGATCTTTCCAAATGGTGAATCACCAACAACCCTTGAGCGTCTTGAGATTAGTGATTGCTCTAATTTGCAGGCATTGCCACTGAGCCTTCTCAACCTCATAAATCTTGAGACCTTGGCAGTAAAGAGCTGCCCCCTTCTTCAGTGCTTTCCAAAGGGTGGGTTGCCTTCCAACACAAAGTTTGTCACAATTTCCGAATGTGAGATTCTCCAGTCTCTACCTGAATTGTTTCATAAACTCAAACGTCTTCAGAAGTTGGAGATTTCTAGCTGTCCTAGTCTCCTGTCCTTGCCAAAGCAGGGTCTGCCTAGCAGCTTAAGAGATCTTAAAGTTACTGATTGTGAAAAGCTTAATCCCATGCATCAGTGGAAACTTCACAAACTATCCTCTCTAGATGTTTTCATCATTGGTGGATTTCCTGGCCTGAAGTCCTTTTTGAAAGATTATCCTCTTCCCCACACTTCAACCTCTTTAAGCATTCAAAGACTCCCAGATCTTGAATCCATATCGGAGGTGCTTGAGAATCTCACCTCACTTGAAAAGCTGACTATCAGGGAGTGCGATAAGCTCCAATCTTTGCCAGAGACCGGACTACCAGCAACGATTTCTGCCTTAACAATTCAGAATTGTTCACTTCTAAAACATCGTTGTGGAAAAGACAAAGGAGAAGACTGGTCCAAGATAAAAAACATCCCCTTCGTGAGTATATGGTGA